Proteins encoded by one window of Gimesia sp.:
- a CDS encoding carboxypeptidase regulatory-like domain-containing protein — MRYNRLLLCCLFLGLVGCGGGGSENTLEVYPVSGTVTVDGEAVQGISVTFFPEGTTKGNGGFGATDASGQFTLKDRDQRDGVAEGTYRVLLTRLVKPDGSPIGGEEMAADVGAVNQLPEVYNDPKGSPLTATVGQTNEPFKFEIKGK; from the coding sequence ATGCGTTACAATCGACTACTTTTGTGTTGTTTATTTCTCGGTCTGGTGGGCTGTGGTGGAGGCGGTAGCGAAAACACGCTGGAAGTCTACCCGGTCAGTGGAACAGTTACCGTTGATGGTGAAGCCGTCCAGGGGATCTCGGTCACCTTTTTCCCGGAAGGGACGACCAAAGGCAATGGTGGTTTCGGGGCGACAGATGCTTCCGGTCAGTTTACACTGAAAGACCGGGATCAACGTGACGGCGTTGCCGAGGGCACTTATCGCGTCCTGCTGACACGCCTGGTCAAGCCGGATGGCAGCCCCATTGGTGGCGAAGAGATGGCAGCCGACGTGGGTGCTGTCAATCAACTTCCCGAGGTTTACAACGATCCCAAAGGGTCACCTCTCACGGCGACCGTTGGGCAAACCAACGAACCATTCAAATTTGAAATCAAGGGTAAATAA
- a CDS encoding carboxypeptidase regulatory-like domain-containing protein: MTCILRMSLKPCLLLILTCCMGCSGGSDVELGKVTGLITMNGEPLADAIVVFKPAEGNPSTGRTDSNGNYDLTYLGNSPGAIVGKHSVRITTGQPLGEMEGVNADTDFASMDSADTIDISTPPAESEADVTMRRARPKPKKTGKEVIPARYNTKTELQADVTDGDNVIDFDLSID, from the coding sequence ATGACCTGCATTCTAAGGATGTCACTAAAACCCTGCCTGTTGCTTATCTTAACCTGCTGCATGGGATGCTCTGGTGGATCTGATGTAGAACTAGGCAAAGTGACCGGGCTGATCACAATGAATGGAGAGCCCCTGGCTGATGCCATCGTGGTGTTCAAGCCGGCAGAGGGTAATCCTTCGACAGGAAGAACGGACAGCAATGGAAATTACGACCTGACTTATCTGGGAAATTCGCCCGGCGCTATCGTGGGCAAACATTCCGTCAGGATCACCACGGGACAACCCCTGGGAGAAATGGAGGGAGTCAATGCTGACACTGATTTCGCCAGTATGGATTCAGCTGATACTATTGATATTTCCACCCCTCCGGCCGAATCTGAAGCCGATGTCACCATGAGACGCGCCCGCCCCAAGCCGAAAAAAACCGGCAAAGAAGTGATCCCCGCCAGGTACAATACCAAGACGGAGCTCCAGGCAGATGTCACTGATGGGGACAATGTCATCGACTTTGATCTGTCGATCGATTAG
- a CDS encoding DUF1559 domain-containing protein: MKRLTQRKRGFTLIELLVVIAILIALLLPAVQQAREAARRSTCKNNLKQIGLALHNYHDTHRIFPQMHVESRRTAADDIPTESYLAWTVMLLPFMDQTPLYNKINFDAAWRDSSGTLLQPTLVKTSIPPLNCPSDPMDNGINTNIGSYGKSNYPGIYSPCDINPTSGTGRCYNGAFNNHTARRLRDFTDGPSNVIMVGERTTEDRGSGGVWMGTSVVTTNASAGNYGNWPWHTALVRTWQGSSATPDPSTIYLINGINNNDGLRYAWTLSSSHEGGCHFLLGDGGVRFISENIDGNLLVYLAGINDKNVIGEF; the protein is encoded by the coding sequence ATGAAACGGCTCACACAAAGGAAACGAGGTTTTACCCTGATTGAATTGCTGGTTGTTATCGCGATCCTGATCGCACTACTGCTCCCTGCAGTTCAACAGGCCCGTGAAGCTGCCCGTCGCTCGACCTGTAAAAACAATCTCAAGCAGATTGGACTGGCGCTGCATAACTACCACGACACACACCGTATCTTCCCACAGATGCACGTCGAAAGTCGTCGTACCGCGGCGGATGACATCCCCACGGAAAGCTATCTGGCCTGGACCGTAATGCTACTCCCATTCATGGACCAGACCCCCTTGTACAACAAGATCAACTTCGATGCCGCCTGGCGTGATTCCTCAGGAACATTACTGCAACCCACGTTGGTCAAGACATCGATCCCCCCCCTCAACTGCCCTTCTGACCCGATGGATAACGGTATCAATACCAACATTGGTTCCTACGGCAAGAGCAACTATCCGGGAATTTACTCTCCCTGCGACATCAACCCCACCAGCGGCACAGGACGATGCTATAACGGCGCATTCAACAATCATACAGCCCGACGCCTGCGTGATTTTACGGATGGTCCCAGTAACGTCATTATGGTTGGCGAACGCACCACGGAAGACCGGGGATCAGGAGGGGTCTGGATGGGGACTTCTGTAGTCACTACGAATGCCAGTGCAGGCAATTATGGCAACTGGCCCTGGCATACCGCCCTGGTGCGTACCTGGCAGGGTTCTTCTGCAACACCAGACCCATCTACAATTTATCTGATCAACGGGATCAACAACAACGATGGTCTGCGTTACGCCTGGACATTGAGCAGTTCTCATGAAGGTGGTTGTCACTTCCTTCTGGGAGATGGCGGTGTCAGATTTATCAGTGAAAACATTGATGGAAATCTGCTCGTCTATCTGGCAGGCATCAACGACAAAAATGTGATTGGGGAATTCTAA